A section of the Callospermophilus lateralis isolate mCalLat2 chromosome 16, mCalLat2.hap1, whole genome shotgun sequence genome encodes:
- the Puf60 gene encoding poly(U)-binding-splicing factor PUF60 isoform X1 has product MPAPRSRETAEEAGACGARGGRDGRKMATATIALQVNGQQGGGSEPAAAAVVAAGDKWKPPQGTDSIKMENGQSTAAKLGLPPLTPEQQEALQKAKKYAMEQSIKSVLVKQTIAHQQQQLTNLQMAAVTMGFGDPLSPLQSMAAQRQRALAIMCRVYVGSIYYELGEDTIRQAFAPFGPIKSIDMSWDSVTMKHKGFAFVEYEVPEAAQLALEQMNSVMLGGRNIKVGRPSNIGQAQPIIDQLAEEARAFNRIYVASVHQDLSDDDIKSVFEAFGKIKSCTLARDPTTGKHKGYGFIEYEKAQSSQDAVSSMNLFDLGGQYLRVGKAVTPPMPLLTPATPGGLPPAAAVAAAAATAKITAQEAVAGAAVLGTLATPGLVSPALTLAQPLGALPQAVMAAQAPGVITGVTPARPPIPVTIPSVGVVNPILASPPTLGLLEPKKEKEEEELFPESERPEMLSEQEHMSISGSSARHMVMQKLLRKQESTVMVLRNMVDPKDIDDDLEGEVTEECGKFGAVNRVIIYQEKQGEEEDAEIIVKIFVEFSMASETHKAIQALNGRWFAGRKVVAEVYDQERFDNSDLSA; this is encoded by the exons ATGCCGGCGCCCAGATCGCGCGAGACTGCGGAAGAAGCGGGAGCGTGTGGCGCGCGCGGCGGCCGCGACGGACGCAAGATGGCGACGGCGACCATAGCTCTC CAGGTCAATGGCCAACAAGGAGGGGGGTCCGAGCCAGCAGCGGCGGCAGTGGTGGCAGCGGGAGACAAATGGAAACCTCCACAG GGCACAGATTCCATCAAGATGGAGAATGGACAGAGCACAGCCGCCAAGCTGGGGCTGCCTCCCCTGACGCCTGAGCAGCAGGAGGCCCTCCAGAAG GCCAAGAAGTATGCCATGGAGCAGAGCATCAAGAGCGTGCTGGTGAAGCAGACCATCGCacaccagcagcagcagctcACCAACCTGCAG ATGGCAGCAGTGACAATGGGCTTTGGAGATCCTCTCTCACCTTTGCAATCG ATGGCAGCTCAGCGGCAGCGGGCACTGGCCATCATGTGCCGGGTCTACGTGGGCTCCATCTACTATGAGCTAGGGGAGGACACCATTCGCCAGGCCTTTGCCCCTTTTGGGCCCATCAAAAGCATTGACATGTCCTGGGATTCTGTCACCATGAAGCACAAG GGCTTTGCCTTTGTGGAATATGAAGTCCCAGAAGCTGCACAGCTGGCCTTGGAGCAGATGAACTCAGTGATGCTGGGAGGCAGGAACATCAAG GTGGGTAGGCCCAGCAACATAGGGCAGGCCCAGCCCATCATCGACCAGCTGGCTGAGGAGGCACGGGCCTTCAACCGTATCTACGTGGCCTCCGTGCACCAGGACCTCTCGGATGATGACATCAAGAGTGTGTTTGAGGCCTTTGGCAAGATCAAGTCTTGCACACTAGCCCGGGACCCCACAACTGGCAAACACAAGGGCTACGGCTTCATTG AGTACGAGAAGGCCCAGTCGTCCCAGGATGCCGTGTCCTCCATGAACCtctttgatctgggtggccagtaCTTGCGGGTGGGCAAGGCCGTCACACCCCCCATGCCCCTGCTAACACCTGCCACCCCAGGAGGCCTTCCGCCTGCTGCCGCTGTGGCCGCAGCTGCAGCCACAGCCAAGATCACAGCTCAG GAAGCAGTGGCTGGAGCAGCTGTGTTGGGTACCTTGGCAACACCTGGACTGGTGTCCCCAGCACTGACCTTGGCTCAACCCCTGGGGGCTCTGCCCCAGGCTGTCATGGCTGCCCAGGCTCCTGGAGTCATCACAG GTGTGACCCCGGCCCGTCCTCCCATTCCGGTCACCATCCCCTCTGTGGGGGTGGTGAACCCCATCCTGGCTAGCCCCCCAACACTGGGTCTCCTGGAGCccaagaaggagaaggaagaggaggagctgTTTCCTGAGTCTGAACGGCCAGAGATGCTAAGTGAGCAGGAGCACATGAGCATCTCTGGCAGCAGTGCCCGCCACATGGTCATGCAGAAGCTGCTGCGCAAGCAGGAG TCCACAGTGATGGTTCTCCGCAACATGGTGGATCCCAAGGACATCGATGATGACTTGGAAGGAGAGGTGACAGAGGAGTGTGGCAAGTTTGGTGCTGTCAACCGTGTCATCATCTACCAAGAGAAGCAGGGCGAAGAGGAGGATGCAGAAATAATTGTAAAGATTTTTGTGGAGTTTTCCATGGCCTCAGAGACTCACAAGGCCATCCAGGCCCTCAACGGGCGCTGGTTCGCTGGCCGCAAGGTGGTGGCTGAAGTGTATGACCAGGAGCGTTTTGATAACAGTGACCTGTCTGCGTGA
- the Puf60 gene encoding poly(U)-binding-splicing factor PUF60 isoform X7, which produces MENGQSTAAKLGLPPLTPEQQEALQKAKKYAMEQSIKSVLVKQTIAHQQQQLTNLQMAAVTMGFGDPLSPLQSMAAQRQRALAIMCRVYVGSIYYELGEDTIRQAFAPFGPIKSIDMSWDSVTMKHKGFAFVEYEVPEAAQLALEQMNSVMLGGRNIKVGRPSNIGQAQPIIDQLAEEARAFNRIYVASVHQDLSDDDIKSVFEAFGKIKSCTLARDPTTGKHKGYGFIEYEKAQSSQDAVSSMNLFDLGGQYLRVGKAVTPPMPLLTPATPGGLPPAAAVAAAAATAKITAQEAVAGAAVLGTLATPGLVSPALTLAQPLGALPQAVMAAQAPGVITGVTPARPPIPVTIPSVGVVNPILASPPTLGLLEPKKEKEEEELFPESERPEMLSEQEHMSISGSSARHMVMQKLLRKQESTVMVLRNMVDPKDIDDDLEGEVTEECGKFGAVNRVIIYQEKQGEEEDAEIIVKIFVEFSMASETHKAIQALNGRWFAGRKVVAEVYDQERFDNSDLSA; this is translated from the exons ATGGAGAATGGACAGAGCACAGCCGCCAAGCTGGGGCTGCCTCCCCTGACGCCTGAGCAGCAGGAGGCCCTCCAGAAG GCCAAGAAGTATGCCATGGAGCAGAGCATCAAGAGCGTGCTGGTGAAGCAGACCATCGCacaccagcagcagcagctcACCAACCTGCAG ATGGCAGCAGTGACAATGGGCTTTGGAGATCCTCTCTCACCTTTGCAATCG ATGGCAGCTCAGCGGCAGCGGGCACTGGCCATCATGTGCCGGGTCTACGTGGGCTCCATCTACTATGAGCTAGGGGAGGACACCATTCGCCAGGCCTTTGCCCCTTTTGGGCCCATCAAAAGCATTGACATGTCCTGGGATTCTGTCACCATGAAGCACAAG GGCTTTGCCTTTGTGGAATATGAAGTCCCAGAAGCTGCACAGCTGGCCTTGGAGCAGATGAACTCAGTGATGCTGGGAGGCAGGAACATCAAG GTGGGTAGGCCCAGCAACATAGGGCAGGCCCAGCCCATCATCGACCAGCTGGCTGAGGAGGCACGGGCCTTCAACCGTATCTACGTGGCCTCCGTGCACCAGGACCTCTCGGATGATGACATCAAGAGTGTGTTTGAGGCCTTTGGCAAGATCAAGTCTTGCACACTAGCCCGGGACCCCACAACTGGCAAACACAAGGGCTACGGCTTCATTG AGTACGAGAAGGCCCAGTCGTCCCAGGATGCCGTGTCCTCCATGAACCtctttgatctgggtggccagtaCTTGCGGGTGGGCAAGGCCGTCACACCCCCCATGCCCCTGCTAACACCTGCCACCCCAGGAGGCCTTCCGCCTGCTGCCGCTGTGGCCGCAGCTGCAGCCACAGCCAAGATCACAGCTCAG GAAGCAGTGGCTGGAGCAGCTGTGTTGGGTACCTTGGCAACACCTGGACTGGTGTCCCCAGCACTGACCTTGGCTCAACCCCTGGGGGCTCTGCCCCAGGCTGTCATGGCTGCCCAGGCTCCTGGAGTCATCACAG GTGTGACCCCGGCCCGTCCTCCCATTCCGGTCACCATCCCCTCTGTGGGGGTGGTGAACCCCATCCTGGCTAGCCCCCCAACACTGGGTCTCCTGGAGCccaagaaggagaaggaagaggaggagctgTTTCCTGAGTCTGAACGGCCAGAGATGCTAAGTGAGCAGGAGCACATGAGCATCTCTGGCAGCAGTGCCCGCCACATGGTCATGCAGAAGCTGCTGCGCAAGCAGGAG TCCACAGTGATGGTTCTCCGCAACATGGTGGATCCCAAGGACATCGATGATGACTTGGAAGGAGAGGTGACAGAGGAGTGTGGCAAGTTTGGTGCTGTCAACCGTGTCATCATCTACCAAGAGAAGCAGGGCGAAGAGGAGGATGCAGAAATAATTGTAAAGATTTTTGTGGAGTTTTCCATGGCCTCAGAGACTCACAAGGCCATCCAGGCCCTCAACGGGCGCTGGTTCGCTGGCCGCAAGGTGGTGGCTGAAGTGTATGACCAGGAGCGTTTTGATAACAGTGACCTGTCTGCGTGA
- the Puf60 gene encoding poly(U)-binding-splicing factor PUF60 isoform X3 — translation MPAPRSRETAEEAGACGARGGRDGRKMATATIALQVNGQQGGGSEPAAAAVVAAGDKWKPPQGTDSIKMENGQSTAAKLGLPPLTPEQQEALQKAKKYAMEQSIKSVLVKQTIAHQQQQLTNLQMAAQRQRALAIMCRVYVGSIYYELGEDTIRQAFAPFGPIKSIDMSWDSVTMKHKGFAFVEYEVPEAAQLALEQMNSVMLGGRNIKVGRPSNIGQAQPIIDQLAEEARAFNRIYVASVHQDLSDDDIKSVFEAFGKIKSCTLARDPTTGKHKGYGFIEYEKAQSSQDAVSSMNLFDLGGQYLRVGKAVTPPMPLLTPATPGGLPPAAAVAAAAATAKITAQEAVAGAAVLGTLATPGLVSPALTLAQPLGALPQAVMAAQAPGVITGVTPARPPIPVTIPSVGVVNPILASPPTLGLLEPKKEKEEEELFPESERPEMLSEQEHMSISGSSARHMVMQKLLRKQESTVMVLRNMVDPKDIDDDLEGEVTEECGKFGAVNRVIIYQEKQGEEEDAEIIVKIFVEFSMASETHKAIQALNGRWFAGRKVVAEVYDQERFDNSDLSA, via the exons ATGCCGGCGCCCAGATCGCGCGAGACTGCGGAAGAAGCGGGAGCGTGTGGCGCGCGCGGCGGCCGCGACGGACGCAAGATGGCGACGGCGACCATAGCTCTC CAGGTCAATGGCCAACAAGGAGGGGGGTCCGAGCCAGCAGCGGCGGCAGTGGTGGCAGCGGGAGACAAATGGAAACCTCCACAG GGCACAGATTCCATCAAGATGGAGAATGGACAGAGCACAGCCGCCAAGCTGGGGCTGCCTCCCCTGACGCCTGAGCAGCAGGAGGCCCTCCAGAAG GCCAAGAAGTATGCCATGGAGCAGAGCATCAAGAGCGTGCTGGTGAAGCAGACCATCGCacaccagcagcagcagctcACCAACCTGCAG ATGGCAGCTCAGCGGCAGCGGGCACTGGCCATCATGTGCCGGGTCTACGTGGGCTCCATCTACTATGAGCTAGGGGAGGACACCATTCGCCAGGCCTTTGCCCCTTTTGGGCCCATCAAAAGCATTGACATGTCCTGGGATTCTGTCACCATGAAGCACAAG GGCTTTGCCTTTGTGGAATATGAAGTCCCAGAAGCTGCACAGCTGGCCTTGGAGCAGATGAACTCAGTGATGCTGGGAGGCAGGAACATCAAG GTGGGTAGGCCCAGCAACATAGGGCAGGCCCAGCCCATCATCGACCAGCTGGCTGAGGAGGCACGGGCCTTCAACCGTATCTACGTGGCCTCCGTGCACCAGGACCTCTCGGATGATGACATCAAGAGTGTGTTTGAGGCCTTTGGCAAGATCAAGTCTTGCACACTAGCCCGGGACCCCACAACTGGCAAACACAAGGGCTACGGCTTCATTG AGTACGAGAAGGCCCAGTCGTCCCAGGATGCCGTGTCCTCCATGAACCtctttgatctgggtggccagtaCTTGCGGGTGGGCAAGGCCGTCACACCCCCCATGCCCCTGCTAACACCTGCCACCCCAGGAGGCCTTCCGCCTGCTGCCGCTGTGGCCGCAGCTGCAGCCACAGCCAAGATCACAGCTCAG GAAGCAGTGGCTGGAGCAGCTGTGTTGGGTACCTTGGCAACACCTGGACTGGTGTCCCCAGCACTGACCTTGGCTCAACCCCTGGGGGCTCTGCCCCAGGCTGTCATGGCTGCCCAGGCTCCTGGAGTCATCACAG GTGTGACCCCGGCCCGTCCTCCCATTCCGGTCACCATCCCCTCTGTGGGGGTGGTGAACCCCATCCTGGCTAGCCCCCCAACACTGGGTCTCCTGGAGCccaagaaggagaaggaagaggaggagctgTTTCCTGAGTCTGAACGGCCAGAGATGCTAAGTGAGCAGGAGCACATGAGCATCTCTGGCAGCAGTGCCCGCCACATGGTCATGCAGAAGCTGCTGCGCAAGCAGGAG TCCACAGTGATGGTTCTCCGCAACATGGTGGATCCCAAGGACATCGATGATGACTTGGAAGGAGAGGTGACAGAGGAGTGTGGCAAGTTTGGTGCTGTCAACCGTGTCATCATCTACCAAGAGAAGCAGGGCGAAGAGGAGGATGCAGAAATAATTGTAAAGATTTTTGTGGAGTTTTCCATGGCCTCAGAGACTCACAAGGCCATCCAGGCCCTCAACGGGCGCTGGTTCGCTGGCCGCAAGGTGGTGGCTGAAGTGTATGACCAGGAGCGTTTTGATAACAGTGACCTGTCTGCGTGA
- the Puf60 gene encoding poly(U)-binding-splicing factor PUF60 isoform X6 → MATATIALGTDSIKMENGQSTAAKLGLPPLTPEQQEALQKAKKYAMEQSIKSVLVKQTIAHQQQQLTNLQMAAQRQRALAIMCRVYVGSIYYELGEDTIRQAFAPFGPIKSIDMSWDSVTMKHKGFAFVEYEVPEAAQLALEQMNSVMLGGRNIKVGRPSNIGQAQPIIDQLAEEARAFNRIYVASVHQDLSDDDIKSVFEAFGKIKSCTLARDPTTGKHKGYGFIEYEKAQSSQDAVSSMNLFDLGGQYLRVGKAVTPPMPLLTPATPGGLPPAAAVAAAAATAKITAQEAVAGAAVLGTLATPGLVSPALTLAQPLGALPQAVMAAQAPGVITGVTPARPPIPVTIPSVGVVNPILASPPTLGLLEPKKEKEEEELFPESERPEMLSEQEHMSISGSSARHMVMQKLLRKQESTVMVLRNMVDPKDIDDDLEGEVTEECGKFGAVNRVIIYQEKQGEEEDAEIIVKIFVEFSMASETHKAIQALNGRWFAGRKVVAEVYDQERFDNSDLSA, encoded by the exons ATGGCGACGGCGACCATAGCTCTC GGCACAGATTCCATCAAGATGGAGAATGGACAGAGCACAGCCGCCAAGCTGGGGCTGCCTCCCCTGACGCCTGAGCAGCAGGAGGCCCTCCAGAAG GCCAAGAAGTATGCCATGGAGCAGAGCATCAAGAGCGTGCTGGTGAAGCAGACCATCGCacaccagcagcagcagctcACCAACCTGCAG ATGGCAGCTCAGCGGCAGCGGGCACTGGCCATCATGTGCCGGGTCTACGTGGGCTCCATCTACTATGAGCTAGGGGAGGACACCATTCGCCAGGCCTTTGCCCCTTTTGGGCCCATCAAAAGCATTGACATGTCCTGGGATTCTGTCACCATGAAGCACAAG GGCTTTGCCTTTGTGGAATATGAAGTCCCAGAAGCTGCACAGCTGGCCTTGGAGCAGATGAACTCAGTGATGCTGGGAGGCAGGAACATCAAG GTGGGTAGGCCCAGCAACATAGGGCAGGCCCAGCCCATCATCGACCAGCTGGCTGAGGAGGCACGGGCCTTCAACCGTATCTACGTGGCCTCCGTGCACCAGGACCTCTCGGATGATGACATCAAGAGTGTGTTTGAGGCCTTTGGCAAGATCAAGTCTTGCACACTAGCCCGGGACCCCACAACTGGCAAACACAAGGGCTACGGCTTCATTG AGTACGAGAAGGCCCAGTCGTCCCAGGATGCCGTGTCCTCCATGAACCtctttgatctgggtggccagtaCTTGCGGGTGGGCAAGGCCGTCACACCCCCCATGCCCCTGCTAACACCTGCCACCCCAGGAGGCCTTCCGCCTGCTGCCGCTGTGGCCGCAGCTGCAGCCACAGCCAAGATCACAGCTCAG GAAGCAGTGGCTGGAGCAGCTGTGTTGGGTACCTTGGCAACACCTGGACTGGTGTCCCCAGCACTGACCTTGGCTCAACCCCTGGGGGCTCTGCCCCAGGCTGTCATGGCTGCCCAGGCTCCTGGAGTCATCACAG GTGTGACCCCGGCCCGTCCTCCCATTCCGGTCACCATCCCCTCTGTGGGGGTGGTGAACCCCATCCTGGCTAGCCCCCCAACACTGGGTCTCCTGGAGCccaagaaggagaaggaagaggaggagctgTTTCCTGAGTCTGAACGGCCAGAGATGCTAAGTGAGCAGGAGCACATGAGCATCTCTGGCAGCAGTGCCCGCCACATGGTCATGCAGAAGCTGCTGCGCAAGCAGGAG TCCACAGTGATGGTTCTCCGCAACATGGTGGATCCCAAGGACATCGATGATGACTTGGAAGGAGAGGTGACAGAGGAGTGTGGCAAGTTTGGTGCTGTCAACCGTGTCATCATCTACCAAGAGAAGCAGGGCGAAGAGGAGGATGCAGAAATAATTGTAAAGATTTTTGTGGAGTTTTCCATGGCCTCAGAGACTCACAAGGCCATCCAGGCCCTCAACGGGCGCTGGTTCGCTGGCCGCAAGGTGGTGGCTGAAGTGTATGACCAGGAGCGTTTTGATAACAGTGACCTGTCTGCGTGA
- the Puf60 gene encoding poly(U)-binding-splicing factor PUF60 isoform X4: MATATIALVNGQQGGGSEPAAAAVVAAGDKWKPPQGTDSIKMENGQSTAAKLGLPPLTPEQQEALQKAKKYAMEQSIKSVLVKQTIAHQQQQLTNLQMAAQRQRALAIMCRVYVGSIYYELGEDTIRQAFAPFGPIKSIDMSWDSVTMKHKGFAFVEYEVPEAAQLALEQMNSVMLGGRNIKVGRPSNIGQAQPIIDQLAEEARAFNRIYVASVHQDLSDDDIKSVFEAFGKIKSCTLARDPTTGKHKGYGFIEYEKAQSSQDAVSSMNLFDLGGQYLRVGKAVTPPMPLLTPATPGGLPPAAAVAAAAATAKITAQEAVAGAAVLGTLATPGLVSPALTLAQPLGALPQAVMAAQAPGVITGVTPARPPIPVTIPSVGVVNPILASPPTLGLLEPKKEKEEEELFPESERPEMLSEQEHMSISGSSARHMVMQKLLRKQESTVMVLRNMVDPKDIDDDLEGEVTEECGKFGAVNRVIIYQEKQGEEEDAEIIVKIFVEFSMASETHKAIQALNGRWFAGRKVVAEVYDQERFDNSDLSA, encoded by the exons ATGGCGACGGCGACCATAGCTCTC GTCAATGGCCAACAAGGAGGGGGGTCCGAGCCAGCAGCGGCGGCAGTGGTGGCAGCGGGAGACAAATGGAAACCTCCACAG GGCACAGATTCCATCAAGATGGAGAATGGACAGAGCACAGCCGCCAAGCTGGGGCTGCCTCCCCTGACGCCTGAGCAGCAGGAGGCCCTCCAGAAG GCCAAGAAGTATGCCATGGAGCAGAGCATCAAGAGCGTGCTGGTGAAGCAGACCATCGCacaccagcagcagcagctcACCAACCTGCAG ATGGCAGCTCAGCGGCAGCGGGCACTGGCCATCATGTGCCGGGTCTACGTGGGCTCCATCTACTATGAGCTAGGGGAGGACACCATTCGCCAGGCCTTTGCCCCTTTTGGGCCCATCAAAAGCATTGACATGTCCTGGGATTCTGTCACCATGAAGCACAAG GGCTTTGCCTTTGTGGAATATGAAGTCCCAGAAGCTGCACAGCTGGCCTTGGAGCAGATGAACTCAGTGATGCTGGGAGGCAGGAACATCAAG GTGGGTAGGCCCAGCAACATAGGGCAGGCCCAGCCCATCATCGACCAGCTGGCTGAGGAGGCACGGGCCTTCAACCGTATCTACGTGGCCTCCGTGCACCAGGACCTCTCGGATGATGACATCAAGAGTGTGTTTGAGGCCTTTGGCAAGATCAAGTCTTGCACACTAGCCCGGGACCCCACAACTGGCAAACACAAGGGCTACGGCTTCATTG AGTACGAGAAGGCCCAGTCGTCCCAGGATGCCGTGTCCTCCATGAACCtctttgatctgggtggccagtaCTTGCGGGTGGGCAAGGCCGTCACACCCCCCATGCCCCTGCTAACACCTGCCACCCCAGGAGGCCTTCCGCCTGCTGCCGCTGTGGCCGCAGCTGCAGCCACAGCCAAGATCACAGCTCAG GAAGCAGTGGCTGGAGCAGCTGTGTTGGGTACCTTGGCAACACCTGGACTGGTGTCCCCAGCACTGACCTTGGCTCAACCCCTGGGGGCTCTGCCCCAGGCTGTCATGGCTGCCCAGGCTCCTGGAGTCATCACAG GTGTGACCCCGGCCCGTCCTCCCATTCCGGTCACCATCCCCTCTGTGGGGGTGGTGAACCCCATCCTGGCTAGCCCCCCAACACTGGGTCTCCTGGAGCccaagaaggagaaggaagaggaggagctgTTTCCTGAGTCTGAACGGCCAGAGATGCTAAGTGAGCAGGAGCACATGAGCATCTCTGGCAGCAGTGCCCGCCACATGGTCATGCAGAAGCTGCTGCGCAAGCAGGAG TCCACAGTGATGGTTCTCCGCAACATGGTGGATCCCAAGGACATCGATGATGACTTGGAAGGAGAGGTGACAGAGGAGTGTGGCAAGTTTGGTGCTGTCAACCGTGTCATCATCTACCAAGAGAAGCAGGGCGAAGAGGAGGATGCAGAAATAATTGTAAAGATTTTTGTGGAGTTTTCCATGGCCTCAGAGACTCACAAGGCCATCCAGGCCCTCAACGGGCGCTGGTTCGCTGGCCGCAAGGTGGTGGCTGAAGTGTATGACCAGGAGCGTTTTGATAACAGTGACCTGTCTGCGTGA
- the Puf60 gene encoding poly(U)-binding-splicing factor PUF60 isoform X5 translates to MATATIALGTDSIKMENGQSTAAKLGLPPLTPEQQEALQKAKKYAMEQSIKSVLVKQTIAHQQQQLTNLQMAAVTMGFGDPLSPLQSMAAQRQRALAIMCRVYVGSIYYELGEDTIRQAFAPFGPIKSIDMSWDSVTMKHKGFAFVEYEVPEAAQLALEQMNSVMLGGRNIKVGRPSNIGQAQPIIDQLAEEARAFNRIYVASVHQDLSDDDIKSVFEAFGKIKSCTLARDPTTGKHKGYGFIEYEKAQSSQDAVSSMNLFDLGGQYLRVGKAVTPPMPLLTPATPGGLPPAAAVAAAAATAKITAQEAVAGAAVLGTLATPGLVSPALTLAQPLGALPQAVMAAQAPGVITGVTPARPPIPVTIPSVGVVNPILASPPTLGLLEPKKEKEEEELFPESERPEMLSEQEHMSISGSSARHMVMQKLLRKQESTVMVLRNMVDPKDIDDDLEGEVTEECGKFGAVNRVIIYQEKQGEEEDAEIIVKIFVEFSMASETHKAIQALNGRWFAGRKVVAEVYDQERFDNSDLSA, encoded by the exons ATGGCGACGGCGACCATAGCTCTC GGCACAGATTCCATCAAGATGGAGAATGGACAGAGCACAGCCGCCAAGCTGGGGCTGCCTCCCCTGACGCCTGAGCAGCAGGAGGCCCTCCAGAAG GCCAAGAAGTATGCCATGGAGCAGAGCATCAAGAGCGTGCTGGTGAAGCAGACCATCGCacaccagcagcagcagctcACCAACCTGCAG ATGGCAGCAGTGACAATGGGCTTTGGAGATCCTCTCTCACCTTTGCAATCG ATGGCAGCTCAGCGGCAGCGGGCACTGGCCATCATGTGCCGGGTCTACGTGGGCTCCATCTACTATGAGCTAGGGGAGGACACCATTCGCCAGGCCTTTGCCCCTTTTGGGCCCATCAAAAGCATTGACATGTCCTGGGATTCTGTCACCATGAAGCACAAG GGCTTTGCCTTTGTGGAATATGAAGTCCCAGAAGCTGCACAGCTGGCCTTGGAGCAGATGAACTCAGTGATGCTGGGAGGCAGGAACATCAAG GTGGGTAGGCCCAGCAACATAGGGCAGGCCCAGCCCATCATCGACCAGCTGGCTGAGGAGGCACGGGCCTTCAACCGTATCTACGTGGCCTCCGTGCACCAGGACCTCTCGGATGATGACATCAAGAGTGTGTTTGAGGCCTTTGGCAAGATCAAGTCTTGCACACTAGCCCGGGACCCCACAACTGGCAAACACAAGGGCTACGGCTTCATTG AGTACGAGAAGGCCCAGTCGTCCCAGGATGCCGTGTCCTCCATGAACCtctttgatctgggtggccagtaCTTGCGGGTGGGCAAGGCCGTCACACCCCCCATGCCCCTGCTAACACCTGCCACCCCAGGAGGCCTTCCGCCTGCTGCCGCTGTGGCCGCAGCTGCAGCCACAGCCAAGATCACAGCTCAG GAAGCAGTGGCTGGAGCAGCTGTGTTGGGTACCTTGGCAACACCTGGACTGGTGTCCCCAGCACTGACCTTGGCTCAACCCCTGGGGGCTCTGCCCCAGGCTGTCATGGCTGCCCAGGCTCCTGGAGTCATCACAG GTGTGACCCCGGCCCGTCCTCCCATTCCGGTCACCATCCCCTCTGTGGGGGTGGTGAACCCCATCCTGGCTAGCCCCCCAACACTGGGTCTCCTGGAGCccaagaaggagaaggaagaggaggagctgTTTCCTGAGTCTGAACGGCCAGAGATGCTAAGTGAGCAGGAGCACATGAGCATCTCTGGCAGCAGTGCCCGCCACATGGTCATGCAGAAGCTGCTGCGCAAGCAGGAG TCCACAGTGATGGTTCTCCGCAACATGGTGGATCCCAAGGACATCGATGATGACTTGGAAGGAGAGGTGACAGAGGAGTGTGGCAAGTTTGGTGCTGTCAACCGTGTCATCATCTACCAAGAGAAGCAGGGCGAAGAGGAGGATGCAGAAATAATTGTAAAGATTTTTGTGGAGTTTTCCATGGCCTCAGAGACTCACAAGGCCATCCAGGCCCTCAACGGGCGCTGGTTCGCTGGCCGCAAGGTGGTGGCTGAAGTGTATGACCAGGAGCGTTTTGATAACAGTGACCTGTCTGCGTGA